In Siniperca chuatsi isolate FFG_IHB_CAS linkage group LG20, ASM2008510v1, whole genome shotgun sequence, the following proteins share a genomic window:
- the phkg2 gene encoding phosphorylase b kinase gamma catalytic chain, liver/testis isoform: protein MTKDIVVGDELPDWVGAKEFYQKYDPKEVIGRGVSSVVRRCVHRHTTQELAVKIIEITAEKMTAQQLEEVKTSTLKEIQVLNMVKGHSSIITLIDSYESTTFIFLVFDLMRRGELFDYLTEKVTLSEKETRSIMRALLEAVQYLHSLNIVHRDLKPENVLLDDQGHIKLSDFGFSVQLQPGEKLRELCGTPGYLAPEILKCSMDEMHTGYGKEVDLWACGVILFTLLAGSPPFWHRKQMLMLRMIMEGRYQFSSPEWDDRSDTVKDLISRLLVVDPAVRLTAEQALAHPFFRQYQKEDVRLFSPRKTFRVLIVSVLACIRMYSRYRRAQPLTREVLARDPYSLRGVRKLIDGCAFRIYGHWVKKGEQQNRAALFQNTSKIMLLGLEDFET from the exons ATGACCAAAGACATCGTTGTTGGTGATGAATTACCAGACTGGGTGGGGGCCAAGGAGTTTTACCAGAAATATGACCCAAAAGAGGTGATTGGCAG GGGTGTGAGCAGTGTGGTGCGCAGGTGTGTGCACAGACACACGACTCAGGAGCTGGCAGTGAAGATCATTGAGATCACAGCGGAGAAGATGACGGctcagcagctggaggaggtgaaaacGTCTACGCTGAAGGAGATCCAAGTCCTCAACATGGTGAAGGGACACTCCTCAATCA TTACTCTAATTGATTCCTATGAGTCCACAACCTTCATATTTTTGGTGTTTGACCT catGAGGCGAGGAGAGCTGTTTGACTACCTCACAGAAAAAGTTACTTTGAGTGAGAAGGAAACCAG GAGTATCATGCGAGCTCTGCTGGAGGCCGTGCAGTACCTCCACTCCCTCAACATCGTCCACCGGGACTTAAAACCCGAGAATGTTCTCCTGGATGATCAGGGACACATCAAACTGTCCGACTTTGGTTTCTCAGTGCAGCTGCAGCCTGGAGAGAAACTTAGAG AGCTTTGTGGGACACCTGGTTATTTGGCCCCTGAAATACTGAAATGTTCGATGGATGAAATGCACACAGGCTATGGCAAAGAGGTCGATCT CTGGGCGTGTGGAGTGATCCTTTTCACCTTGCTGGCCGGCTCACCACCGTTCTGGCATCGCAAACAGATGCTGATGCTGAGGATGATCATGGAGGGTCGCTATCAGTTCAGCTCCCCAGAGTGGGATGACAGATCTGACACTGTGAAAGACCTG ATATCCAGGCTGCTGGTGGTGGACCCAGCTGTCCGTCTCACTGCTGAGCAAGCCTTAGCACATCCCTTCTTCAGACAGTACCAGAAGGAGGATGTGAGGCTCTTCAGTCCCAGAAAGACATTTAGG GTGTTGATAGTCAGTGTGCTGGCCTGTATCAGGATGTACAGTCGTTACCGCAGGGCTCAGCCGCTGACTCGGGAGGTGCTGGCCAGAGATCCTTACTCCCTGCGCGGTGTCCGCAAACTCATCGATGGCTGCGCCTTCCGTATCTACGGGCACTGGGTGAAGAAAGGGGAGCAGCAGAACCGAGCCGCCCTCTTTCAGAACACATCTAAGATCATGCTGCTGGGCCTGGAGGACTTTGAAACATAA
- the ccdc189 gene encoding coiled-coil domain-containing protein 189 isoform X1 codes for MDTKIKVPQALKAKVMLWTDVSYHDMEEIDKMQSTPDLKSALCSVLGVDLPEPKRGVLLELYVQTVLFCRERSFKKEQTSALLSIIKSVHEANIETPLNNIEQCFNYCKELLLCHSVRRPPFSINLFSSEEVNCILKYIHNSYVRHYKLYKYIFTPQVKLDLSLTYSGIPDQPAMEDSSAPDVENVMEKEAEAVPKTDSSPQTQEASIAESEGATLGSKSELKALIEKEVREQMMHVSGQLDQRMKEITDKHKSALNSPQPNHKAKK; via the exons ATGGATACGAAAATAAAG GTACCACAGGCCCTGAAAGCCAAAGTGATGCTATG GACAGATGTAAGCTACCATGACATGGAGGAGATAGACAAAATGCAGTCCACACCTGATCTGAAGAG TGCTTTATGCAGTGTGCTGGGGGTTGACCTCCCTGAACCAAAAAGAGGAGTTCTGCTGGAGTTGTATGTCCAAACTGTGCTTTTTTGCAGAGAGCGCAGCTTCAAAAAGGAACAAACTTCTGCTCTCTTGTCCATCATCAAGTCTGTCCATGAGGCTAACATAG AAACTCCACTCAACAACATAGAACAGTGTTTCAATTACTGCAAGGAGCTACTTCTCTGTCACTCAGTCAGG CGACCTCCCTTTAGTATCAACCTCTTCAGCTCTGAGGAGGTGAACTGTATTTTAAAGTACATCCATAACAGCTATGTGAGACACTACAAACTctacaaatatattttcactccACAG gtAAAACTTGATTTGTCTTTGACTTACTCTGGGATCCCAGACCAACCTGCCATGGAGGATTCTTCTGCTCCAG ATGTTgaaaatgtgatggaaaaagaagcagaagcagtACCAAAGACAGACAGCTCTCCTCAAACACAGGAAGCATCCATCGCAGAGTCAGAGGGAGCCACACTCG GTTCAAAATCAGAACTGAAGGCACTAATAGAGAAAGAGGTCAGAGAGCAGATGATGCACGTGTCTGGACAACTAGATCAGCGAATGAAAGAAATTACAGATAAGCACAAAAGTGCACTAAATTCTCCACAGCCCAACCACAAGGCCAAAAAGTAA
- the ccdc189 gene encoding coiled-coil domain-containing protein 189 isoform X2: MVPQALKAKVMLWTDVSYHDMEEIDKMQSTPDLKSALCSVLGVDLPEPKRGVLLELYVQTVLFCRERSFKKEQTSALLSIIKSVHEANIETPLNNIEQCFNYCKELLLCHSVRRPPFSINLFSSEEVNCILKYIHNSYVRHYKLYKYIFTPQVKLDLSLTYSGIPDQPAMEDSSAPDVENVMEKEAEAVPKTDSSPQTQEASIAESEGATLGSKSELKALIEKEVREQMMHVSGQLDQRMKEITDKHKSALNSPQPNHKAKK; encoded by the exons ATG GTACCACAGGCCCTGAAAGCCAAAGTGATGCTATG GACAGATGTAAGCTACCATGACATGGAGGAGATAGACAAAATGCAGTCCACACCTGATCTGAAGAG TGCTTTATGCAGTGTGCTGGGGGTTGACCTCCCTGAACCAAAAAGAGGAGTTCTGCTGGAGTTGTATGTCCAAACTGTGCTTTTTTGCAGAGAGCGCAGCTTCAAAAAGGAACAAACTTCTGCTCTCTTGTCCATCATCAAGTCTGTCCATGAGGCTAACATAG AAACTCCACTCAACAACATAGAACAGTGTTTCAATTACTGCAAGGAGCTACTTCTCTGTCACTCAGTCAGG CGACCTCCCTTTAGTATCAACCTCTTCAGCTCTGAGGAGGTGAACTGTATTTTAAAGTACATCCATAACAGCTATGTGAGACACTACAAACTctacaaatatattttcactccACAG gtAAAACTTGATTTGTCTTTGACTTACTCTGGGATCCCAGACCAACCTGCCATGGAGGATTCTTCTGCTCCAG ATGTTgaaaatgtgatggaaaaagaagcagaagcagtACCAAAGACAGACAGCTCTCCTCAAACACAGGAAGCATCCATCGCAGAGTCAGAGGGAGCCACACTCG GTTCAAAATCAGAACTGAAGGCACTAATAGAGAAAGAGGTCAGAGAGCAGATGATGCACGTGTCTGGACAACTAGATCAGCGAATGAAAGAAATTACAGATAAGCACAAAAGTGCACTAAATTCTCCACAGCCCAACCACAAGGCCAAAAAGTAA
- the ccdc189 gene encoding coiled-coil domain-containing protein 189 isoform X3, with amino-acid sequence MEEIDKMQSTPDLKSALCSVLGVDLPEPKRGVLLELYVQTVLFCRERSFKKEQTSALLSIIKSVHEANIETPLNNIEQCFNYCKELLLCHSVRRPPFSINLFSSEEVNCILKYIHNSYVRHYKLYKYIFTPQVKLDLSLTYSGIPDQPAMEDSSAPDVENVMEKEAEAVPKTDSSPQTQEASIAESEGATLGSKSELKALIEKEVREQMMHVSGQLDQRMKEITDKHKSALNSPQPNHKAKK; translated from the exons ATGGAGGAGATAGACAAAATGCAGTCCACACCTGATCTGAAGAG TGCTTTATGCAGTGTGCTGGGGGTTGACCTCCCTGAACCAAAAAGAGGAGTTCTGCTGGAGTTGTATGTCCAAACTGTGCTTTTTTGCAGAGAGCGCAGCTTCAAAAAGGAACAAACTTCTGCTCTCTTGTCCATCATCAAGTCTGTCCATGAGGCTAACATAG AAACTCCACTCAACAACATAGAACAGTGTTTCAATTACTGCAAGGAGCTACTTCTCTGTCACTCAGTCAGG CGACCTCCCTTTAGTATCAACCTCTTCAGCTCTGAGGAGGTGAACTGTATTTTAAAGTACATCCATAACAGCTATGTGAGACACTACAAACTctacaaatatattttcactccACAG gtAAAACTTGATTTGTCTTTGACTTACTCTGGGATCCCAGACCAACCTGCCATGGAGGATTCTTCTGCTCCAG ATGTTgaaaatgtgatggaaaaagaagcagaagcagtACCAAAGACAGACAGCTCTCCTCAAACACAGGAAGCATCCATCGCAGAGTCAGAGGGAGCCACACTCG GTTCAAAATCAGAACTGAAGGCACTAATAGAGAAAGAGGTCAGAGAGCAGATGATGCACGTGTCTGGACAACTAGATCAGCGAATGAAAGAAATTACAGATAAGCACAAAAGTGCACTAAATTCTCCACAGCCCAACCACAAGGCCAAAAAGTAA